In Sinorhizobium arboris LMG 14919, a genomic segment contains:
- a CDS encoding PQQ-dependent sugar dehydrogenase, with translation MDVSFPKTGFLALVSFAAFAAGLSLHPARAELLARVPAAREMAVCGDILFVGTKGSSVYAVPLSGGRTRWVASGFSNANGVACSRGRLFVASRSSITAFEIGRGGILSGRRDIRRDLPESGGHSFRYIAVGPDSRLYVSLGSPCNICIPRGLQGTIVSMKQDGSDLRRVAWGVRNSVGFDWRGGTLFFTDNGADRMGDDVPPDELNALRPGGFYGFPYFGGQVPLAGFEGATPPARQIPPAFNFQAHVAALGIHFFRSLGGDALVAQHGSWNRSVPVGYQVVRVRFRGGRPISASPFLRNVGRPVDVKEAPDGSVLVSDDAGGAIHIFRR, from the coding sequence ATGGACGTCTCGTTCCCCAAGACCGGTTTCCTCGCGCTCGTCTCGTTCGCGGCGTTCGCCGCTGGCCTGAGCCTCCATCCGGCGCGCGCGGAACTGCTCGCCCGAGTTCCTGCCGCGCGCGAGATGGCGGTTTGTGGCGACATATTGTTCGTCGGAACCAAGGGCTCCTCTGTCTATGCCGTGCCATTGTCCGGCGGCCGCACCCGGTGGGTCGCCTCAGGATTTTCCAATGCGAACGGCGTCGCTTGCTCACGCGGTCGACTGTTCGTGGCGTCAAGAAGCAGCATAACGGCGTTCGAGATCGGCCGCGGCGGCATCTTGAGCGGCAGACGCGATATTCGCCGCGACCTGCCGGAGTCGGGAGGGCACAGTTTTCGTTACATCGCCGTTGGTCCGGATTCCCGGCTCTACGTCTCGCTGGGATCGCCCTGCAACATTTGCATTCCCCGCGGGCTGCAGGGGACGATCGTCAGCATGAAGCAGGACGGGTCCGACCTGCGCCGGGTGGCTTGGGGTGTGCGTAATTCGGTCGGCTTCGACTGGCGCGGCGGCACCTTGTTCTTTACTGACAACGGCGCCGACAGAATGGGAGACGATGTCCCGCCCGACGAGTTGAATGCCCTTCGGCCAGGCGGCTTTTACGGCTTCCCCTATTTCGGGGGCCAGGTGCCGCTCGCCGGTTTCGAAGGCGCGACGCCGCCCGCGCGCCAAATTCCACCTGCGTTCAATTTTCAGGCGCATGTCGCAGCGCTCGGGATCCATTTCTTCCGCAGTCTGGGTGGCGATGCTCTGGTGGCCCAGCACGGCAGTTGGAACAGGTCGGTACCGGTCGGCTATCAGGTCGTGCGGGTTCGCTTCCGTGGCGGCCGCCCGATCTCCGCGAGCCCGTTCCTTAGAAACGTTGGCCGGCCGGTGGACGTCAAGGAAGCGCCGGACGGGTCCGTCCTCGTATCTGACGATGCCGGCGGAGCAATTCACATCTTCAGACGATAA
- a CDS encoding flavin reductase family protein, protein MEFDFEEIEPQSRYRLLTNFIGPRPIALVTTRSESRHSNAAPMSFFNVFSHDPAIVVLGIQPRLNGEPKDTMVNIRRSGEFAISMVDMALSRQMLICGLGFDSEVDELDMAGLKAARCRKIDVAYAEEAPCIFECRVERLIDYPRRTLVLGEVVHMHVRRDCLDAEGHYVNPEHYQPIARLHADNYITSDRQFVLKPPPIADFVKPKK, encoded by the coding sequence ATGGAATTCGACTTTGAAGAGATTGAGCCGCAAAGCCGCTATAGGCTTCTGACGAATTTCATCGGCCCGCGCCCGATCGCGCTCGTGACGACCCGCTCCGAGAGCAGGCATAGCAATGCTGCGCCGATGAGCTTTTTCAACGTATTTTCACACGACCCGGCGATCGTCGTCCTCGGCATCCAGCCGCGTTTGAACGGCGAGCCAAAGGACACGATGGTCAATATTCGCCGTTCCGGCGAATTCGCCATCAGCATGGTCGATATGGCGCTGTCGCGACAGATGTTGATCTGTGGGCTTGGCTTCGACAGCGAGGTCGATGAACTGGACATGGCCGGATTGAAAGCCGCCCGGTGCCGCAAGATCGATGTTGCCTATGCCGAGGAAGCACCGTGCATCTTCGAATGCCGGGTCGAACGCCTGATCGATTATCCTCGCCGTACGCTGGTGCTGGGCGAGGTGGTGCACATGCATGTGCGCCGCGATTGCCTCGATGCCGAGGGTCATTACGTGAACCCGGAACATTATCAGCCAATCGCCCGGCTTCATGCCGACAATTATATCACGTCAGACCGCCAATTCGTTTTGAAGCCCCCTCCGATCGCCGATTTCGTGAAGCCGAAGAAATAG
- a CDS encoding YciI family protein, with product MFIVFLRFSDNKAQAAQLLEGHNDWIKRGFDNGKFLLAGSLQPNAGGTLLAHNIDRKDLEALIQEDPFVAKRVVSAEIHEITPSRVDERLLFLKG from the coding sequence ATGTTTATCGTGTTTCTCAGGTTTTCGGACAACAAGGCGCAGGCAGCGCAACTCCTCGAGGGACACAATGACTGGATCAAAAGAGGTTTCGACAACGGGAAATTTCTTCTTGCCGGCAGCCTCCAGCCAAATGCGGGCGGGACCCTTCTCGCCCATAATATTGATCGGAAAGATCTTGAAGCGCTGATCCAGGAAGATCCTTTTGTGGCAAAGCGTGTGGTGAGCGCAGAGATTCATGAAATCACGCCGAGCCGCGTTGATGAACGGCTCCTCTTCCTGAAAGGATGA
- a CDS encoding DUF6494 family protein yields MSEDAFNMSIRKFLKEVGVTSQRKIEETVRKGQVGGEKLKVRMTLTADGTSLEHVVTGEIELP; encoded by the coding sequence ATGAGCGAAGACGCGTTCAACATGTCGATCCGCAAGTTCCTGAAAGAAGTCGGTGTCACGTCGCAGAGAAAGATCGAGGAGACAGTGCGCAAAGGGCAGGTCGGCGGCGAGAAGCTGAAGGTACGCATGACGCTGACGGCTGATGGCACCAGCCTCGAGCATGTGGTGACGGGCGAGATCGAGCTCCCATAG
- a CDS encoding GntR family transcriptional regulator yields MSEQAAMSVEQIVERVWLSIAERRLRPGVQLKEEQLASIFHVSRARIRQALTVLARDGLVTIIPNRGAFVCKPSVEEARDVFFVRQAVERCIVERLCTSMSKDGAKRLRDHVRKERIANSEDSTTDIIKLSGGFHLLLAELTESDFLFTTMRDLIARSSLITAVYRNTTRFNCGPDEHDDIVKAISAKEAKKAVHLMAHHLEHVESELDLSEIRDFSHDLRAALA; encoded by the coding sequence ATGAGCGAACAAGCCGCGATGTCGGTCGAGCAGATAGTCGAAAGGGTATGGCTTTCCATCGCTGAACGGCGATTGCGTCCTGGCGTGCAGCTCAAAGAAGAACAACTGGCCTCGATTTTTCACGTTAGTCGCGCACGTATTCGTCAGGCACTGACTGTTCTCGCACGCGACGGACTTGTGACGATTATTCCCAATCGCGGCGCCTTTGTTTGCAAGCCATCCGTGGAGGAGGCCCGTGATGTCTTCTTCGTTCGTCAGGCGGTGGAACGATGCATCGTGGAGCGTCTTTGCACTTCGATGTCGAAGGACGGCGCGAAGCGGCTTCGCGATCATGTCAGGAAGGAGCGGATCGCCAATTCCGAAGACAGCACCACAGATATCATCAAGCTTTCCGGCGGCTTCCATCTTTTGCTGGCCGAACTGACCGAATCGGATTTCCTGTTCACGACAATGCGCGACCTCATCGCTCGCAGTTCGCTGATTACCGCCGTCTACCGAAACACGACCCGCTTCAATTGTGGCCCGGACGAGCATGACGACATCGTCAAGGCGATTTCGGCCAAAGAGGCCAAAAAAGCCGTACATCTTATGGCGCATCACCTCGAGCATGTGGAATCCGAGCTGGATTTGAGCGAGATACGCGACTTTTCGCACGATCTGCGCGCCGCACTGGCATGA
- a CDS encoding ABC transporter ATP-binding protein: MVDAQEPVVEVRNLRVDFPGRRGTVTALSDVSLSIQQGEILGVVGESGAGKSMTGLAILGLLEAPGHIAGGEVWLGKSRIDMLDDRAMEKIRGREIGAIFQDPLTSLNPLFTVGAQLVETIRRHLGLGKAEARARAVQLLRDVGIPSPEERVNQYPHQFSGGMRQRVVIALALAASPKLIIADEPTTALDVSIQAQIISLLRKLCKEKQTAVMLVTHDMGVIAEAADRIAVMYAGRLIEIGPVEQVLHQPRHPYTQGLMASIPSLGARVEKLNQIDGSMPRLDAIPDGCAFNPRCKMAGARCLRERPELIFAGQSASACWLNAGGTA, from the coding sequence ATGGTTGACGCACAGGAACCAGTCGTTGAAGTTCGCAATCTGCGTGTGGATTTTCCGGGCCGCCGCGGCACGGTAACCGCGCTGTCGGATGTCAGCCTCTCGATTCAGCAGGGGGAAATTCTCGGCGTCGTGGGTGAATCCGGTGCGGGCAAGTCCATGACCGGGCTCGCCATACTGGGCCTGCTCGAAGCGCCGGGCCATATCGCCGGCGGCGAGGTCTGGCTCGGCAAGAGCCGCATCGATATGCTCGATGACCGGGCCATGGAAAAAATCCGCGGTCGCGAGATCGGTGCGATTTTCCAGGACCCGCTTACCTCGCTCAATCCGCTGTTCACGGTTGGCGCGCAACTCGTCGAAACCATTCGCCGGCATCTCGGTCTCGGCAAGGCCGAAGCCCGCGCCCGCGCCGTGCAATTGCTGCGCGATGTCGGCATCCCGTCGCCGGAAGAGCGGGTCAACCAGTATCCGCATCAGTTCTCGGGCGGCATGCGCCAGCGTGTCGTGATCGCGCTTGCGCTTGCGGCATCGCCGAAACTCATCATCGCCGACGAACCGACCACGGCGCTCGACGTGTCGATCCAGGCGCAGATCATCTCGCTCCTGCGCAAACTGTGCAAGGAGAAGCAGACCGCCGTCATGCTCGTCACGCACGACATGGGCGTGATCGCGGAAGCTGCCGACCGCATCGCGGTCATGTATGCCGGGCGGCTGATCGAGATCGGGCCCGTCGAGCAGGTGCTGCACCAGCCGCGCCATCCCTATACGCAGGGTCTGATGGCTTCGATTCCGTCGCTGGGCGCGAGAGTCGAGAAGCTCAACCAGATCGATGGCTCCATGCCGCGTCTGGACGCGATACCCGACGGCTGCGCCTTCAACCCGCGCTGTAAGATGGCTGGCGCGCGCTGCCTGCGCGAACGCCCGGAACTCATTTTTGCCGGCCAGAGTGCAAGCGCCTGCTGGCTGAACGCAGGAGGCACCGCATGA
- a CDS encoding ABC transporter ATP-binding protein has product MTKPLPRAPALTVDRLIKTFDVSAPWLNRVVERKPRQYLQAVNDISFTVPAGGCLSIVGESGCGKSTVARLVTGLHRPTSGEMRFAPGKSGAPLSAQMIFQDPYASLNPRWRVKNIIAEPLRELKLRKTAAEVTERVEELLGIVGLSPSDGEKFPHEFSGGQRQRISIARALASEPEFLVCDEPTSALDVSVQAQVLNLMRRLQDELGLTYLFISHDLSVVRQMSDRIAVMYLGRIVEEGDTEQLFARPRHPYTQLLLQTIPNIEAPNRSREPASGEVPSPLKPPSGCAFHPRCPVAVARCSKEVPKVQVLRNGTRVACHLVEDGIAKS; this is encoded by the coding sequence ATGACGAAACCGCTGCCAAGAGCTCCGGCTCTAACCGTTGACCGGCTGATCAAGACTTTCGATGTGTCCGCTCCCTGGCTCAACCGGGTGGTGGAGCGCAAGCCACGGCAGTATCTTCAGGCCGTGAACGACATCAGCTTCACGGTGCCCGCCGGCGGATGTCTCAGCATCGTCGGCGAGAGCGGCTGCGGAAAATCCACCGTTGCGCGCCTCGTCACCGGTCTTCATCGTCCGACGAGCGGCGAAATGCGCTTCGCGCCGGGCAAGAGCGGCGCGCCCCTGTCGGCGCAGATGATCTTTCAGGACCCATACGCCTCGCTCAATCCGCGCTGGCGGGTGAAGAACATCATTGCCGAACCGCTTCGTGAACTGAAGCTGCGCAAGACCGCGGCCGAAGTGACGGAGCGCGTCGAAGAGCTTCTGGGCATTGTCGGGCTTTCGCCATCCGACGGCGAGAAGTTCCCGCATGAATTCTCGGGTGGTCAGCGCCAGCGTATCTCGATCGCACGCGCGCTGGCGAGCGAACCGGAATTTCTGGTCTGCGACGAGCCGACCTCGGCGCTCGACGTATCGGTACAGGCGCAGGTGCTCAACCTGATGCGCCGTTTGCAGGACGAGCTGGGGCTGACCTATCTCTTCATCAGCCACGATTTGAGCGTCGTTCGTCAAATGTCGGACCGCATCGCGGTGATGTATCTCGGCCGCATTGTGGAGGAAGGCGACACCGAACAGCTGTTCGCGCGGCCGCGCCATCCCTACACGCAGCTCCTGCTTCAGACGATCCCGAACATTGAGGCGCCGAACCGCAGCCGCGAACCTGCCAGCGGCGAAGTGCCGAGCCCGCTGAAGCCACCTTCCGGCTGCGCGTTCCACCCGCGCTGCCCGGTGGCGGTGGCGCGGTGCTCCAAGGAAGTACCGAAGGTACAGGTCCTGCGCAACGGAACCCGTGTGGCCTGCCATCTGGTCGAAGACGGGATAGCGAAAAGCTGA
- a CDS encoding TetR/AcrR family transcriptional regulator: MGNRATREEIVGAADDLFYRRGYEHTSFADIAQLVRISRGNFYHHFKTKDDILEAVIQKRLADRKTMLERWEMGGKTPVERITSFIDILIVNGDKIKLYGCPIGTLTSELAKLNHAAQAEASSLFMLFRTWLRRQFEDLGREADADALAMHLLSRSQGAATLFNAFQDPEFVQREVNQMKDWLNGIVAEGPGTDRE, translated from the coding sequence ATGGGAAATCGAGCGACACGCGAGGAGATTGTCGGCGCAGCGGACGATCTGTTCTATCGCAGGGGATATGAGCACACATCCTTTGCAGACATCGCGCAACTCGTGAGGATCTCGCGTGGCAACTTCTATCATCACTTCAAGACGAAGGACGACATTCTGGAAGCAGTGATCCAGAAGCGCCTGGCTGATCGCAAGACGATGCTGGAGCGATGGGAGATGGGCGGCAAGACACCGGTGGAACGGATCACCAGCTTCATCGATATCCTGATAGTGAATGGGGATAAGATCAAGCTGTATGGGTGCCCGATCGGAACGCTGACGAGCGAGCTTGCGAAGCTAAACCATGCGGCGCAGGCAGAGGCAAGCAGCTTGTTCATGCTGTTCCGGACGTGGCTGCGCCGTCAGTTCGAGGACCTCGGCCGAGAAGCCGATGCGGATGCGCTTGCCATGCATCTTCTCTCGCGCAGCCAGGGCGCCGCAACCCTCTTCAATGCCTTCCAGGATCCGGAATTCGTCCAGAGAGAGGTTAATCAGATGAAGGACTGGCTGAACGGCATCGTGGCCGAAGGCCCCGGAACCGATCGAGAATAG
- a CDS encoding aspartate/glutamate racemase family protein, which yields MHIHLINPNSTASMTAQALESALLVKHAHTHVSASNPTNTPLSIEGGADEAMAVPGMLAEIREGEAQGVDAYVVACFDDPGLHAAREVAKGPVIGICQAAVQVAMTISRRFSVITTLPRSVPIIEDLVSDYGAERHCRKVRAIDLPVLALEQDPQRAERLLLKEIEIAKAEDGAEAIVLGCAGMSSLCGRLKEATGVPVIDGVTAAVKMAEALVGAGYTTSKVNTYAYPRTKTPVGPKVCA from the coding sequence ATGCATATTCACCTTATCAATCCCAATTCCACAGCTTCCATGACCGCGCAAGCACTCGAAAGCGCGCTGCTGGTCAAACATGCCCACACTCACGTCTCTGCTTCCAATCCGACAAATACGCCGCTCAGTATTGAAGGCGGCGCCGATGAAGCCATGGCGGTACCGGGTATGCTGGCGGAAATCCGCGAAGGCGAGGCGCAAGGGGTCGACGCCTATGTCGTGGCCTGCTTCGACGATCCCGGACTGCACGCCGCACGCGAAGTCGCCAAAGGCCCCGTGATCGGCATTTGCCAGGCTGCAGTGCAGGTGGCGATGACGATCAGCCGCCGCTTCTCCGTCATAACGACCCTCCCGCGCTCGGTTCCGATCATTGAGGATCTGGTCAGTGATTACGGCGCGGAGCGTCATTGCCGCAAAGTCCGTGCTATCGATCTTCCAGTACTTGCCCTCGAGCAGGATCCGCAAAGGGCCGAGCGGCTGTTGCTCAAGGAAATCGAGATTGCCAAGGCAGAGGATGGTGCCGAAGCGATCGTACTTGGTTGTGCGGGAATGTCGTCCCTGTGCGGCCGCCTCAAGGAGGCGACAGGCGTGCCGGTGATCGATGGAGTGACTGCGGCGGTCAAAATGGCGGAAGCACTTGTTGGCGCGGGATATACGACTTCCAAGGTCAACACTTATGCCTATCCGCGGACCAAGACCCCGGTCGGCCCCAAGGTCTGTGCTTAG
- a CDS encoding PAS domain S-box protein yields MNAPTPEPAFHGFEILFRRLMDGVAEPVIVKDEASRFVYINDAACDLLGKDRDKLIGRTDHDILPREEADRIVSLDRTVLSTGESHEIEEQITTPDGSPRTLLTKKRCVSIPADSTQEKFVVVTIVDITDLRRTEETLRASEEHYRSLVDLHPQVPWTADTAGQVLEVGRRWSELTGLDEKETLGRGWAKAVHPQDADALQEEWGRCLASGAPLDWEYRLLTRTGRYRWFRVRAAPKRGADGKIMRWYGLLEDIDERRRATDALRESEARFRTIADDAPVMIWVADPTGDTSFFNRLWLETTGQTEAEALGFGWVDVIHPDDRQTVQEAFFRASAGKEPARSEYRLRRADGSWAWVIDVGQPRYSADGTFLGYVGSVLDITERRAAEIAQQEAQAFLRSIFDSSPDCVRVLDMEGRPLLMNEAGRRIFGLDEDAPLAEQTWDSIGQASDAPKVEAGWESVRRGKTARFEISVRAAGGEERCMDVIAAPVTDPQGKPFRILSIWRDITDAKRASDEIRQAKRRAEAAANQLSSVLESTMDSVMLLDADWHVRYLNENAKRLLQVGDEALGRVFWKLFPQEEKGNFAKHCREVMDRRVRSFFEDHLSSLGRWVEANASPTEDGISIFCRDITERRRAEEDTLLAQEQMAHMARHDMLTGLANRVFFRECFERALRESSDARMAVLCLDLDGFKAVNDTLGHPAGDALLRQVSARLIQSVRTTDIVARLGGDEFAIIQPLTRSRDEAFHLALRLIDALSEPFSIEGAAATVGTSIGIAFAPEDGTSADELIKAADIALYSAKSSGRGTYKPFDVAMHAQLQAHQQMKIAMRDAVANGEFEVHYQPLVSLESRCVSCCEALLRWRHPQRGMIAPSEFIPIAEETGLIVPIGEWILGEACRQAARWPPHVSVAVNLSPVQFKHRNLVRAVANALSSSRLDPARLQLEITEMVLLDESEHNLELLQDLRRLGVKIAMDDFGTGYSSLGYLRSFPFDKIKVDQAFVRDLPHGRESLAIVKAVAGLGQSLGMTTTVEGVETEDQLAIVNSEGFNEVQGYLFSRPLPAAEISKLIAAGSL; encoded by the coding sequence ATGAACGCACCGACGCCCGAACCAGCCTTCCATGGGTTCGAAATTCTCTTCCGGCGGCTTATGGACGGCGTTGCCGAACCGGTGATCGTCAAGGACGAAGCTTCACGCTTCGTCTATATCAACGACGCTGCATGCGACCTTCTGGGCAAGGATCGGGACAAGCTCATCGGTCGGACCGACCACGACATTTTACCGCGGGAGGAGGCGGACAGGATCGTCTCACTCGACAGGACCGTGCTTTCGACAGGCGAAAGCCACGAGATCGAAGAGCAGATCACGACGCCAGATGGGAGTCCCCGGACTCTCCTGACGAAAAAGCGATGCGTGAGCATCCCCGCCGATTCGACGCAGGAGAAGTTCGTGGTCGTGACGATTGTGGACATCACCGATCTGCGCAGGACCGAGGAGACCCTCCGAGCGAGCGAAGAACACTATCGCTCTCTGGTTGACCTTCATCCGCAGGTTCCCTGGACCGCGGACACGGCGGGACAGGTCCTGGAAGTTGGCCGGCGATGGAGCGAACTGACCGGACTGGACGAAAAAGAGACGCTCGGACGCGGGTGGGCAAAAGCCGTTCATCCGCAAGACGCGGACGCTCTGCAAGAGGAATGGGGCAGGTGTCTGGCAAGCGGCGCTCCCTTGGATTGGGAATACAGGCTTTTGACCAGGACCGGCCGTTATCGCTGGTTCCGCGTCAGGGCCGCCCCAAAGCGCGGCGCCGACGGCAAGATCATGCGTTGGTACGGCCTCTTGGAGGATATCGACGAAAGACGGCGCGCCACCGACGCACTGCGTGAAAGCGAGGCGCGCTTTCGAACAATCGCTGATGACGCGCCCGTAATGATATGGGTTGCGGATCCCACGGGCGACACCAGCTTCTTCAATCGTTTGTGGCTGGAAACGACCGGGCAAACAGAGGCTGAGGCGCTCGGTTTCGGGTGGGTCGATGTCATTCATCCCGATGACCGACAAACAGTTCAGGAAGCGTTCTTCAGGGCGAGTGCCGGCAAGGAACCGGCACGCAGTGAGTACCGGTTGCGACGCGCCGACGGGAGCTGGGCGTGGGTAATCGATGTCGGGCAGCCGCGCTATTCCGCCGACGGAACGTTCCTGGGATATGTGGGGTCAGTTCTGGACATTACGGAACGCCGAGCCGCGGAGATAGCTCAACAGGAAGCTCAGGCGTTTCTCAGAAGCATTTTCGATAGCAGCCCCGATTGTGTTCGCGTGCTCGACATGGAAGGGCGGCCGCTGCTTATGAACGAGGCTGGCCGGCGTATCTTCGGACTGGATGAAGACGCACCCTTGGCGGAGCAAACATGGGACTCGATCGGGCAAGCCTCCGACGCCCCAAAGGTCGAGGCGGGCTGGGAAAGCGTCAGACGCGGCAAGACGGCTCGTTTCGAGATCTCCGTCCGGGCTGCAGGCGGTGAAGAAAGATGCATGGACGTGATCGCGGCCCCGGTCACAGACCCTCAAGGAAAACCGTTTCGAATCCTTTCGATCTGGCGCGACATTACCGATGCGAAGCGGGCAAGCGATGAAATCCGCCAAGCTAAAAGGCGCGCCGAAGCCGCTGCCAACCAGCTTTCCTCGGTTCTTGAGAGCACCATGGACAGTGTCATGCTGCTCGACGCGGATTGGCACGTGCGCTATCTCAACGAGAACGCCAAGAGGCTCCTGCAGGTCGGAGACGAGGCACTTGGAAGGGTGTTCTGGAAGCTGTTCCCCCAAGAAGAAAAGGGGAACTTTGCCAAGCACTGCCGGGAAGTGATGGACCGACGTGTCCGCTCCTTTTTCGAGGACCATTTGTCGTCCCTCGGCCGCTGGGTCGAAGCGAACGCCTCTCCCACTGAAGACGGCATCTCCATTTTCTGCCGAGACATAACCGAGCGCCGTCGGGCTGAGGAGGACACGCTGCTGGCCCAGGAGCAAATGGCGCATATGGCCAGGCACGACATGCTCACGGGCCTCGCAAACCGAGTGTTCTTCCGTGAATGCTTCGAGCGGGCGCTGCGAGAGAGCAGCGATGCGCGCATGGCAGTGCTGTGTCTGGACCTCGACGGCTTCAAGGCCGTCAACGATACGCTGGGCCATCCCGCGGGCGATGCTTTACTGCGCCAGGTTTCTGCAAGACTTATCCAGTCTGTCCGAACTACTGATATAGTCGCGCGACTTGGGGGTGACGAATTCGCCATAATACAACCGCTAACGCGGTCCCGTGACGAGGCCTTCCACCTCGCATTGCGGCTGATCGATGCCCTTTCCGAACCCTTCAGCATCGAGGGTGCCGCCGCGACCGTCGGAACGAGCATCGGAATAGCCTTTGCGCCGGAAGACGGAACCTCTGCAGATGAGTTGATCAAGGCGGCTGACATTGCGCTCTACAGCGCGAAATCAAGCGGCCGAGGCACGTACAAGCCTTTCGACGTGGCGATGCATGCGCAGCTGCAAGCACACCAGCAGATGAAGATCGCAATGCGGGACGCGGTGGCGAACGGAGAATTCGAGGTGCACTATCAGCCCTTGGTGAGTTTGGAGTCTCGTTGCGTGAGCTGCTGCGAGGCATTGTTGCGATGGCGGCATCCTCAGCGAGGAATGATCGCTCCGTCGGAATTCATTCCGATTGCCGAAGAAACCGGCTTGATCGTGCCGATTGGCGAGTGGATCCTGGGCGAGGCATGTCGCCAGGCGGCGCGCTGGCCTCCGCATGTGAGTGTCGCCGTGAATCTCTCCCCCGTCCAGTTCAAGCATCGCAACCTGGTGAGGGCCGTCGCCAATGCGCTTTCATCCTCACGCCTTGATCCCGCTCGTTTGCAACTGGAGATCACCGAGATGGTCCTTCTGGACGAGAGCGAGCATAATTTGGAGTTGCTCCAGGACTTGCGCAGGCTCGGCGTGAAGATCGCGATGGACGATTTCGGAACCGGTTATTCGTCACTCGGCTATTTGCGCAGCTTTCCGTTCGACAAGATCAAGGTGGATCAAGCCTTCGTCCGGGACCTGCCACACGGCAGGGAGTCGCTGGCGATCGTCAAAGCCGTCGCCGGCCTTGGGCAAAGCCTTGGCATGACGACCACGGTCGAGGGCGTCGAAACGGAGGATCAGCTGGCGATCGTGAATTCGGAAGGTTTTAACGAGGTGCAGGGCTACCTCTTCTCGCGCCCCCTGCCCGCCGCCGAAATTTCCAAACTGATTGCGGCCGGTTCGCTGTAG